The following are encoded together in the Labrys wisconsinensis genome:
- a CDS encoding type II toxin-antitoxin system HicB family antitoxin yields the protein MSRLEYPVVVEPLSEEEGGGFMATVPDLPGCMSDGETPEEAIVNVQDAILAWIEAAGDLGRDVPKPSRHLAVAG from the coding sequence ATGAGCCGTCTCGAATATCCGGTAGTGGTTGAGCCTTTGTCCGAAGAAGAGGGCGGTGGTTTCATGGCCACTGTGCCGGATCTTCCAGGCTGCATGAGCGACGGCGAGACGCCTGAGGAGGCGATCGTCAATGTGCAGGACGCAATCCTCGCCTGGATTGAAGCTGCGGGAGACCTCGGACGAGACGTGCCGAAGCCTTCTCGCCATCTTGCTGTCGCCGGCTAG
- a CDS encoding group I truncated hemoglobin, producing the protein MRATLLIAGLVAGAISMSTGAAEAGKSLYERLGGRPAIVAVVDDFVANVAADKRINGFFAKTDAKSFKAKLVDQLCAGTGGPCVYTGKDMKTAHQGRGIHEEHFAALVEDLDRTLAKFKVPAREQKELLAILAPMKPDIVEK; encoded by the coding sequence ATGCGCGCAACACTGCTCATCGCCGGCCTGGTCGCCGGCGCCATATCGATGTCGACCGGCGCGGCCGAGGCCGGGAAGAGCCTCTACGAGCGGCTCGGCGGTCGGCCCGCCATCGTCGCCGTGGTCGACGATTTCGTCGCCAACGTCGCCGCCGACAAGCGCATCAACGGCTTCTTCGCCAAGACCGATGCCAAGAGCTTCAAGGCCAAGCTGGTCGACCAGCTCTGCGCCGGCACGGGCGGTCCCTGCGTCTACACCGGCAAGGACATGAAGACGGCGCACCAGGGCCGTGGCATCCACGAGGAGCATTTCGCGGCTCTGGTCGAGGATCTCGACAGGACTCTTGCCAAGTTCAAGGTGCCGGCGCGCGAGCAGAAGGAGCTCCTCGCCATCCTTGCGCCGATGAAGCCGGACATCGTCGAGAAATAG
- a CDS encoding autotransporter outer membrane beta-barrel domain-containing protein, producing MVEKNMFSGVDPSRGQGVTTDGTNWYFSGTNALEKTTGSYESEMLVTPAIPDSLKNPSQFSDIGLNHIGDIDYADGYLYISLDTSNRSPTTNQKYERPVFAIYDAKTLTYTGQSFSLNPPHGTHDIASWVAVDAKNGLGYGMAYENATEIAVYNLSDWSFKEYIPLSQTIDQAQGGKLFNGWMYFSTDNDEKLIYRANLVTGQVEVLGNLKIDGEQEVEGLSFNNSPDGWAMYILNREEDPNNPGETGIGFYRYVRPYGNALSGEIHADIKGALIEDSRYVGDAASRRIRSAFGAVAAPPAGATATGDADGIVVWGTPLATIGQAKGSGYAATFDRSSGGFIGGIDVPVGAWRLGVLAGYSHTSYKVSERSSDGSNDAYQLGVYGGTQWGPLGFRAGAVYGWNNIETKRRVVFPAFNETLSARYDAATAQAFGELGYRIDLAPAAFEPFANLAYVHLNADRFAETGGTTAALTGAKGSADTVFSTLGVRASTDFALAETKVNLYGMLGWQHAFDDVTQTSNLTFNNGSSFTISGAPLAKDALAVETGFDIAVSPNATLGASYSGQVASDAQQHAFKINLGMKL from the coding sequence ATGGTCGAAAAGAACATGTTCTCCGGCGTCGACCCCTCGCGCGGCCAGGGCGTCACGACCGATGGAACCAATTGGTATTTTTCCGGCACGAATGCGCTGGAGAAGACCACCGGTTCGTATGAATCCGAAATGCTGGTCACGCCGGCCATTCCAGATTCCCTGAAGAATCCGTCACAGTTCTCCGATATCGGCCTGAACCATATCGGCGACATCGACTATGCCGACGGATATCTCTACATCTCCCTGGACACGAGCAATCGCTCTCCGACCACCAACCAGAAGTATGAACGGCCGGTCTTTGCGATCTACGACGCCAAGACCCTGACCTATACCGGCCAGTCTTTTTCGCTCAACCCGCCGCACGGGACCCATGACATCGCCAGCTGGGTCGCGGTCGACGCCAAGAACGGCCTCGGCTATGGCATGGCCTATGAGAATGCGACGGAAATCGCCGTCTACAATCTCTCGGACTGGTCCTTCAAGGAATATATCCCTCTGTCGCAGACCATCGACCAGGCGCAGGGCGGCAAGCTCTTCAATGGCTGGATGTATTTCTCGACCGACAATGACGAGAAGCTGATCTACCGTGCGAACCTGGTCACCGGCCAGGTCGAGGTGCTGGGCAACCTCAAGATCGACGGCGAGCAGGAGGTCGAAGGCCTGTCCTTCAACAACAGCCCGGACGGCTGGGCGATGTACATCCTCAACCGGGAGGAAGACCCGAACAATCCGGGTGAGACCGGCATCGGCTTCTATCGTTACGTGCGGCCTTACGGCAATGCCCTGTCCGGCGAAATCCACGCGGACATCAAAGGCGCGCTGATCGAGGACAGCCGCTATGTCGGCGACGCCGCCAGCCGCCGCATCCGCTCGGCCTTCGGTGCCGTCGCCGCGCCGCCCGCCGGGGCGACGGCGACAGGCGATGCCGACGGCATCGTCGTCTGGGGCACGCCGCTCGCGACGATCGGCCAGGCAAAGGGCTCGGGCTATGCCGCCACCTTCGACCGCTCGAGCGGCGGCTTCATCGGCGGTATCGACGTGCCGGTCGGCGCCTGGCGGCTCGGCGTGCTCGCCGGCTACAGCCATACCAGCTACAAGGTTTCCGAGCGCAGCTCGGACGGCTCCAACGACGCCTATCAGCTCGGCGTCTACGGCGGCACGCAATGGGGGCCGCTCGGCTTCCGCGCCGGCGCCGTCTATGGCTGGAACAACATCGAGACCAAGCGTCGCGTGGTTTTCCCCGCCTTCAACGAGACCTTGTCCGCCCGCTATGACGCCGCGACGGCGCAGGCCTTCGGCGAGCTGGGCTACCGGATCGATCTGGCCCCGGCCGCCTTCGAACCCTTCGCCAATCTCGCCTATGTCCATCTGAACGCGGACCGCTTCGCCGAGACCGGCGGCACGACGGCGGCGCTCACCGGCGCCAAGGGCTCGGCCGATACCGTGTTCTCGACCCTGGGCGTGCGTGCGTCCACGGACTTCGCCTTGGCCGAGACCAAGGTGAACCTGTACGGCATGCTCGGCTGGCAGCACGCCTTCGACGACGTGACCCAGACCTCGAACCTCACGTTCAACAACGGCTCGTCCTTCACCATCTCGGGTGCGCCGCTCGCCAAGGACGCGCTGGCCGTCGAGACCGGCTTCGACATCGCGGTCTCGCCGAATGCGACGCTCGGCGCCTCCTATTCCGGGCAGGTCGCCAGCGACGCCCAGCAGCATGCCTTCAAGATCAATCTCGGCATGAAGCTCTGA
- the uvrC gene encoding excinuclease ABC subunit UvrC, which produces MIDSPRDTVEDGFEEAASAIDFAFDEASLPTSLRAGAAVIHAFWKTLPNGPGVYRMIDAEGAVLYVGKARSLKKRVASYARGVAPTARIGRMIAETAAMEFVTTETETEALLLETNLIKSLKPRFNVLMRDDKSFPYILLTGDHPAPQLTKHRGARTRKGDYFGPFASVLAVNRTMNALERAFLVRSCTDSVFSTRTRPCLLHQIKRCSAPCTGEIGPEAYGELVGEARAFLTGKSKAIKERMAAEMQAAADELEFERAARYRDRLAALSAIQSTQGVNPQTVEEADVFAIHEEAGQFCIEVFFFRTYQNWGNRAYFPKADKTLTTQEVLDAFLAQFYDDKPAPRLVLLSHDVEGADLLGQALSLKAGHRIEVSSPKRGEKRDLVEAALTNAREALGRRLAESSSQIKLLEGVAEAFGLEEMPHRIEVYDNSHIMGTNAVGGMIVAGPDGFMKTSYRKFNIKSEELTPGDDFGMMREVLQRRFSRLLKEAPRAETGAEKEGEASPWPDLVLIDGGAGQLKVARETLVDLGIEDVPLVGVAKGLDRDAGRETFIIEGRPPFKLAPRDPVLYFVQRLRDEAHRFAIGAHRQKRSKSMREGGLQEIGGIGPQRKRALLHHFGTLKAISRASLADLQGCPGIDERTARKVHAFFQQESK; this is translated from the coding sequence ATGATCGATTCACCCCGCGACACGGTCGAGGACGGCTTCGAGGAAGCGGCCTCGGCGATTGATTTCGCCTTCGACGAAGCCAGCCTGCCCACCTCGCTGCGGGCCGGCGCGGCGGTGATTCATGCCTTCTGGAAGACGCTGCCGAACGGGCCCGGCGTCTACCGCATGATCGATGCCGAAGGCGCGGTGCTCTATGTCGGCAAGGCACGCTCGCTGAAGAAGCGGGTGGCGAGCTATGCCAGGGGCGTGGCGCCGACGGCGCGCATCGGCCGGATGATCGCGGAAACGGCGGCGATGGAGTTCGTCACCACCGAGACCGAGACCGAGGCGCTGCTGCTCGAGACCAACCTGATCAAGAGCCTGAAGCCGCGCTTCAACGTGCTGATGCGGGACGACAAGTCGTTCCCCTACATCCTCCTGACCGGCGACCATCCGGCGCCGCAGCTGACCAAGCACCGCGGCGCCCGCACCCGCAAGGGCGACTATTTCGGGCCCTTCGCCAGCGTCCTCGCCGTCAACCGCACCATGAACGCGCTGGAGCGCGCCTTTTTGGTGCGCTCCTGCACCGATTCGGTGTTCTCGACCCGCACCCGCCCCTGCCTGCTGCACCAGATCAAGCGCTGCTCGGCGCCGTGCACCGGCGAGATCGGCCCCGAGGCCTACGGCGAGCTGGTGGGCGAGGCGCGCGCCTTCCTGACCGGCAAGTCCAAGGCGATCAAGGAGCGGATGGCGGCCGAGATGCAGGCGGCGGCGGACGAGTTGGAGTTCGAGCGCGCCGCCCGCTACCGCGACCGGCTGGCGGCGCTCTCGGCGATCCAGTCGACCCAGGGCGTCAACCCACAGACCGTGGAGGAGGCCGACGTCTTCGCCATCCACGAGGAGGCCGGGCAGTTCTGCATCGAGGTGTTCTTCTTCCGCACCTACCAGAACTGGGGCAACCGCGCCTATTTCCCCAAGGCGGACAAGACCTTGACCACGCAGGAAGTGCTCGATGCCTTCCTGGCGCAGTTCTACGACGACAAGCCGGCGCCGCGGCTGGTGCTGCTGTCGCACGATGTCGAAGGGGCGGACCTCCTCGGCCAGGCGTTGAGCCTCAAGGCCGGCCACCGCATCGAGGTCTCCAGCCCCAAGCGCGGCGAGAAGCGCGACCTCGTCGAGGCGGCGCTGACCAATGCGCGCGAGGCGCTCGGCCGGCGCCTGGCGGAATCGTCCTCGCAGATCAAGCTGCTGGAAGGGGTGGCCGAGGCCTTCGGGCTGGAGGAGATGCCGCACCGGATCGAGGTCTACGACAACTCGCACATCATGGGCACCAACGCGGTCGGCGGCATGATCGTCGCCGGACCGGACGGCTTCATGAAGACCAGCTACCGCAAGTTCAACATCAAGTCCGAGGAGCTCACCCCGGGCGACGATTTCGGCATGATGCGCGAGGTGCTGCAGCGGCGCTTCTCGCGCCTGCTGAAGGAAGCGCCCCGGGCCGAAACCGGGGCGGAGAAGGAGGGCGAGGCCTCGCCCTGGCCGGACCTGGTGCTGATCGACGGCGGCGCCGGCCAGCTCAAGGTGGCCCGCGAGACCCTGGTCGACCTCGGCATCGAGGACGTGCCGCTGGTCGGCGTCGCCAAGGGGCTCGACCGCGACGCCGGCCGCGAGACCTTCATCATCGAGGGCCGGCCGCCGTTCAAGCTGGCGCCGCGCGACCCCGTGCTCTACTTCGTGCAGCGCCTGCGCGACGAGGCACACCGTTTCGCCATCGGCGCGCACCGGCAGAAGCGCTCGAAGTCGATGCGCGAAGGCGGCCTGCAGGAGATCGGCGGCATCGGCCCGCAGAGGAAGCGCGCCCTGCTCCACCATTTCGGCACGCTGAAGGCGATCTCCCGCGCCTCCCTCGCCGACCTGCAGGGCTGCCCGGGCATCGACGAGCGCACGGCCCGGAAGGTGCACGCCTTTTTCCAGCAGGAGTCGAAGTAG
- a CDS encoding caspase family protein, translating to MTTIWRAILVFTGLVLSTLPSHAAEAEKRIALVIGNAAYAAGALPTPANDAGLIAQTLQAAGFDVVGARDLDGESLRRAFHDFLDKASASGPGTVAFVYLAGYGLQFQGENYFAPVDARLAHAADVPVEAVRLSDYTRSLAGLGLKASVFVLDAARASPFLKSDPQPLAGGLALVDPDPGMLIAFNAAPGTIGPPETGPYGAYAKALAEMLRQGGLALPDVFAQTRLRVGEATKGAELPWDAAKLSAPVSLFDRAPDAPPPPQAYQDAPRLRSQPIRSFTPADAYAAAVARDTFQGYEDFLVAFPDDPMAARVRAILAARREAITWRRTWLADSPQAYWSYLDRYPRGPHAWDARRRLRELSAAFAPPPTFTAIAYDVPPPPPDEIVYCERPVLFFDDPVWRLPPPPPPPIIFLPPPVIIVLAPPPPPIIAYVLPVPVFVPVPRWVVPPRYVVPPPGNELFRNIHERIDVGGPGAAHLTAGQVVGGVAAVGAGAALLRVALPPSIARKAPPANLVNGKPVPGGPVQGFKPLPGAPLPGAQPLPGKDRLLPQEVLKPGPGAPDLKRLQGQNQVTPDLKRLQEGQPGQPLAGNPATLETKPPKGRPRKPDHELGQAADRTLPATGTPPAADRLRKDTRVQKETRLPKVTTPRETRDKPVLVPRTTPDLRTERQVRPPRETVRPSRPPTIRPEIRRPRCERPPCR from the coding sequence ATGACGACGATCTGGCGGGCGATCCTGGTCTTCACCGGGCTGGTCCTGTCGACCCTGCCTTCCCATGCCGCCGAGGCCGAGAAGCGCATCGCGCTCGTCATCGGCAACGCGGCCTATGCCGCCGGCGCCCTGCCGACGCCGGCCAACGATGCCGGGCTGATCGCCCAGACCCTGCAGGCCGCCGGCTTCGACGTGGTCGGCGCCCGCGACCTCGACGGCGAATCGCTGCGGCGCGCCTTCCACGACTTCCTCGACAAGGCCTCGGCCTCGGGCCCGGGCACCGTCGCCTTCGTCTATCTCGCCGGCTATGGCCTGCAGTTCCAGGGCGAGAACTATTTCGCGCCCGTCGACGCCCGCCTGGCCCATGCTGCCGACGTGCCGGTCGAAGCCGTGCGCCTGTCCGACTATACCCGCTCGCTGGCCGGGCTCGGGCTCAAGGCCTCCGTCTTCGTCCTCGATGCGGCCCGGGCCTCGCCCTTCCTCAAGTCCGATCCGCAGCCGCTCGCCGGCGGCCTCGCCCTGGTCGACCCGGATCCGGGCATGCTGATCGCCTTCAACGCCGCGCCCGGCACGATCGGGCCGCCGGAGACCGGCCCCTACGGTGCCTATGCCAAGGCCCTGGCCGAGATGCTGCGCCAGGGCGGCCTGGCCCTGCCCGACGTCTTCGCCCAGACACGCCTGCGGGTCGGCGAGGCCACCAAGGGCGCCGAGCTGCCCTGGGATGCGGCCAAGCTCTCGGCTCCCGTCAGCCTGTTCGACCGCGCGCCGGATGCGCCGCCCCCGCCGCAGGCCTATCAGGACGCGCCGCGCCTGCGCAGCCAGCCGATCCGCAGCTTCACGCCGGCCGACGCCTATGCCGCCGCGGTGGCGCGCGACACGTTCCAGGGCTACGAGGACTTCCTCGTCGCCTTCCCGGACGATCCGATGGCGGCGCGCGTGCGGGCCATCCTCGCCGCCCGGCGCGAGGCGATCACCTGGCGCCGAACCTGGCTCGCGGACTCGCCCCAGGCCTATTGGTCCTATCTCGACCGCTATCCCCGCGGCCCCCATGCCTGGGACGCCCGCCGGCGGCTGCGCGAGCTCAGCGCCGCCTTCGCCCCGCCGCCGACCTTCACCGCCATCGCCTATGACGTGCCGCCGCCGCCGCCGGACGAGATCGTCTATTGCGAGCGGCCTGTGCTGTTCTTCGACGATCCCGTCTGGCGCCTGCCGCCACCACCGCCCCCGCCCATCATCTTCCTGCCGCCGCCGGTGATCATCGTGCTGGCGCCGCCGCCCCCGCCGATCATCGCCTATGTCCTGCCCGTCCCGGTATTCGTGCCGGTGCCGCGCTGGGTCGTGCCGCCGCGCTACGTGGTGCCGCCGCCGGGCAACGAGCTGTTCCGCAACATCCACGAGCGGATCGACGTCGGCGGGCCCGGCGCGGCCCATCTCACGGCCGGCCAGGTGGTCGGCGGCGTCGCCGCCGTCGGTGCCGGTGCCGCCCTGCTCAGGGTAGCGCTGCCACCCTCCATCGCCCGCAAGGCGCCGCCGGCCAATCTCGTCAACGGCAAGCCGGTGCCCGGTGGGCCGGTGCAGGGCTTCAAGCCGCTGCCCGGCGCGCCTCTGCCCGGCGCGCAGCCCCTGCCCGGGAAGGACCGCCTGCTCCCGCAGGAGGTCCTGAAGCCTGGGCCCGGCGCGCCCGACCTCAAGCGCCTCCAGGGCCAGAACCAGGTCACGCCCGACCTGAAGCGCCTGCAGGAGGGGCAGCCCGGCCAGCCGCTGGCCGGCAATCCCGCGACGCTCGAGACAAAGCCGCCGAAGGGCAGGCCGCGCAAGCCCGACCACGAGCTCGGCCAGGCGGCGGACAGGACGCTGCCGGCGACCGGGACGCCGCCGGCGGCCGACCGGCTGCGCAAGGACACCCGGGTGCAGAAGGAGACCCGGCTGCCCAAGGTCACGACGCCGCGCGAGACCCGCGACAAGCCGGTGCTGGTGCCCAGGACGACGCCCGACCTGCGGACCGAACGGCAAGTGAGGCCGCCGCGCGAGACGGTGCGGCCGTCGCGGCCGCCGACCATCCGGCCGGAGATCCGCCGCCCCCGCTGCGAGAGGCCGCCCTGCCGGTGA
- a CDS encoding SDR family oxidoreductase codes for MAAYSQRRGGALVTGAARRIGRAVALALAADGYAVALHCNRSRREAQALAEAIAAGGGRAGVVAADLADAAAVAALVPQAAAAVGPLTLLVNSASEFEPDEIGALDVAAFDRTMAINLRAPVFLSEAFARQVPAEAADPSIVNLIDQRVLHPRPDYVSYYLSKAGLHTATQTIAQALAPRIRVNGIGPGPTVQNTRQTEADFEREAAGTPLGHGSSLEDIAQAVVYLAHARSVTGQMLAVDGGQHLAWA; via the coding sequence ATGGCGGCATATTCGCAGCGGCGCGGCGGCGCGCTGGTCACGGGCGCGGCCCGGCGCATCGGCCGCGCTGTCGCGCTGGCGCTGGCGGCCGACGGCTATGCCGTGGCGCTGCATTGCAACCGCTCGCGGCGCGAGGCGCAGGCGCTGGCCGAGGCGATCGCCGCCGGAGGCGGGAGGGCGGGCGTGGTCGCGGCCGATCTGGCCGATGCCGCGGCGGTCGCGGCCCTGGTGCCGCAGGCCGCCGCTGCCGTCGGGCCGCTGACGCTGCTGGTCAACAGCGCCTCGGAGTTCGAGCCGGACGAGATCGGCGCGCTGGACGTGGCGGCTTTCGACCGCACCATGGCGATCAACCTGCGGGCGCCGGTCTTCCTGTCGGAGGCCTTCGCCCGCCAGGTGCCGGCCGAGGCCGCCGACCCCTCGATCGTCAACCTGATCGACCAGCGGGTGCTGCATCCCCGGCCGGACTACGTATCCTATTATCTCAGCAAGGCCGGCCTCCACACCGCGACGCAGACCATCGCCCAGGCGCTGGCGCCCCGCATTCGCGTCAACGGCATCGGCCCGGGGCCGACCGTGCAGAACACCCGCCAGACCGAGGCCGATTTCGAACGCGAGGCGGCGGGAACGCCGCTCGGCCACGGCAGCTCGCTGGAGGACATCGCGCAGGCGGTGGTCTATCTCGCCCATGCCCGCAGCGTCACCGGCCAGATGCTGGCGGTGGACGGCGGCCAGCACCTGGCCTGGGCCTGA